The Egibacteraceae bacterium DNA segment CTGCTCGCGGTTGGACAGGGGGGTCAGCCCCGCGTGCGTGGCGAGGGGTCCGACCCGTTCGAGGAAGGGCCGGGTCACGTCCGGGTGCAGGAACCCCTTGCCGGCGGCGACGGCGCGCACCGCCTGCACGAGCTCCTCACGCCGGACGTTCTTCGGCAGGTACCCGGCCACCCCGGCCGCCACCGACCGGGTGACCGTGTCGTGGTCGGTGAACATCGTGAGCGCGATGGCGCGGGTGGGGATGCCCCGCGCCTCGATCTCGCGCACGGCCGTGAGCCCGTCCATGCCGATGAGGTTCACGTCCACGAGCGCGACGTCCGGCCGGTGGCGGTCGACGGCCTCGACGAGCGCCTCGCCGGAGGTGACGATGTCGATCACCTCCATGTCCTCCTCGAAGGAGAGCATGGTGGCCACCCCGTCCGCCACGACGCCATGGTCCTCGGCGATGACCACGCGGATGACGCCGCTGGGGGCGTCCCTGCTTGTGGGACTCTGGCCTTCAAGGGCTGGCCCGTTTGCACTCACACCGGCACCTCCACCTGCACCGTCGTTCCACGTCCAGGACTACTGTCAACGGTGAACCTGCCGCGCGCCAGCTCAACACGCTGGGACATGAGCGCAAGACCGTGGCTGCCCGGGTCGGTGGCGGTGGGGTCGAAGCCACAGCCGTCGTCGCGGACGTCCACGGCGATGAACCGCTCGCTCACCGCCAGAGAGACCTCGACCCTGTCCGCGCGTGCGTGCAGGGCGACGTTGGCCAGACAGCCACGGACCGTCTCCAGGACGAGGATCTCCACCGCCAAGGGTAGCGGAGGCAGGGGGTCTTCCGCCCGCAGCTCGCCGTCGACGCCGTGCTTCAGCCTGAGCTCCTCCAGGGCGTCAACGAGCCCCGGGCGCAACCCGCCCGGCACGACGATCTGGCGCTGCAGCGCGTCGAGCACCTGGCGTAGGCGCGTGATGCCGTCGTGCACGGCCTCGCGGGTGGCGTCCGCCAGCCGGTCGGCGACCACCTCGTCCCCGGCGACGAGCGCGGACCGCACGTTGTCGGCCTGGATGCCGGCTGCGGCGAGGTACGGCAGGACTTCGTCGTGGATCTCCAACGCGATCCGGCT contains these protein-coding regions:
- a CDS encoding response regulator transcription factor, which gives rise to MVIAEDHGVVADGVATMLSFEEDMEVIDIVTSGEALVEAVDRHRPDVALVDVNLIGMDGLTAVREIEARGIPTRAIALTMFTDHDTVTRSVAAGVAGYLPKNVRREELVQAVRAVAAGKGFLHPDVTRPFLERVGPLATHAGLTPLSNREQQVLEQLATGRSTREIAEALGLGDETVKSHLSRIYAKLKANDRVQAVVTAMRHGLVR